The genomic window CCGTGTTGCTGTGACCGGGGCGTTGTTTCTCCAGGGCTGTTCGATGGGCGGCCGGCTGACTACTGCTTCATGCTGGTGTTCTGCTGGCTGTGCAGTCTCGTGGTGTCCATGCTGGCGGACCTACTGGTGAGTCCGCTCacactcgtcttggagcactagTGCTTCCTCCTTCCTCCGTTAGTGACCGGTCTCGGTTATTTTATCACCTACCTTAATATATGtcaatccagtgtcctgatgtttgtttccagtgaactcttcaccaagtcaaccgatttagatgaaaattggcatttatgtgtaattttttccaacttgagagataggatggtttttattttgattaatggtctttataatttataattaataataaataacaaataaccgATCatcatgggtaaacaaaaaatcataggtcatagacatacaaacagtaattgtgtgacatttctctatgtccaacacactgtcatatagcgctgtccagtttgctttaactcgcagacaataaagctccgtgtgtttagcccgggcaacgccgggtactgcagctagttttctactatattttcattatttcctGCCATAGCCTTGCCATTGCTGTGTAATATTtacaatgacaattttttttttattcttagccaacttttttttttctgtgtattctAGTACATTCCCTTGCTTTGAATCACTTATTTCTTATTTCCCAGCAACTCCGCACGATTCCAGAAGCTACAATTCTTTTTTATTGTTTGCTCCTTTGAAACTTTGCAGTGAAAAAACAGAAGTTGTTTTTCATAGACAACTTGACTACAGTCTATATAAAAGTTAGGGATGCGTGGTGCCCACATTTCCATTACCTAAGGAAAGtactgtgttttctcgcataatcgtagcacatttaattctaaaatcaagtataaaaagtaggggtgcgacgtttatgccagaaaaaaaaatttgttagataaagttatttatgaaaacaaaaccgattcatggaaagtacgtttatttaaaaagtgaagtataaaagagcacgtcaaacaatttaaataaataagtgatgtaacaaaaacctttcttcaactttaaatagaaaaacaaaatctgtgatccaaatgcaagccgaacggaCGCGTAACTACCGTAGTAGTGCGGGATATGAAAAGTAGTTAACTCTGTACCGGATAGAGAGcacgcgttgcatgcaattggcgagatatcgatattcgactacgtgtgcgcgctctatacgggaagatacttaaccaaacagtaatgattgcaacgagcactggctacatttttgtaagcgatACACTGCGGCGACACAGACGAACAGATGAagtttataacgtttaaaaagtctttaaaagaaaatttacacttcagacaacttcgtattttcgttatttaaaaaagtatgctgtaatttctgaataaatattatatttatacttttaaaatacaattttttatacagAAAACACAAAGCGCTCGGtatctaatagcaggaccaaaaagcataaacatcatgcaacgtttacgcgagaggttttttttatccaaattttaacgccctaaaatatgggtgcgacgattatgcgataaaagagggtaattattttattacctattttctactatattttcattattttctgtCATAGTCTTGTCATTGctgtgtaattttaaaattacgatttttttatttattcgtaGCTAATCTGTAATCGTCCTTTTTTTTTCCGCACATTCTAGTACATCCCTTGCTTTGAAGCACTTATTTCCCCGCAACTCCACGGGGTCCCTGAAgctacaacttttttttattgtttgctcCTTTGGAACGTCACAGTGCAAAAACAGTCCGGTGTATAGTAAAGAGGTGTGTGTCGGTTGTTTCTCAGCGACAACTTGACGACAGTCGAGATAAATTTTAGGGATGCGTGGTGCCCACATATCCATTACCTAAGTGAAGTAATTATTCCCCTCATGTATAATGATTATGTTACAAGATTTATTTGCAAATAGTGTTAGGCACCATTTGTATACTCTCATAATGTGTTAATATTCTTGAAAATGTAATACATACATAGTATATTTAGTGTTCAGAGGGTGTGGGGCATCTACTGTGAAGTCAAGACAGTTTGTGTTATTTTTCAGAATGGAGTGTTATTTTTGAGCAAATATCTATAGTAAACACACAGTTTCATTGTACTGTATGTATTAATCTTTGTTGTCACAGgtattatattttactttaatatattattaatattatttatattataatatttatattattatatttatattattattaatatattattttataaacaaatagaaatcataatttgaaaatttaaaaacaaaagtatGAGGTTGATAGTGTTTTTATTACTGAATGTGTGTTTGGGTGATTTTTATCGAATCAGGAAATTTGTGTACTCTCCATAACATACACGTGACATCACCTGTGTGTATCGTTTGTTCCAGTTGCTGATGGACCAGATGGTGATGTGCGTGCTGTACGTGTGGTGCCAACTCAACAAGGACGTGATCGTCTCCTTCTGGTTCGGCACGCAGTTCAAGGCCGTCTACCTGCCCTGGGTGCTGGTCGGCGTGTACTTCATCATGGGACGCGGGTGAGTCAGCTCTTCTACCGGTGCTCGGGCCAGTTCGGCCAGCGAGACATGAGGCGTGCCTGTTTCCCAGCGTCAAGACGTTCACCGCTCCATTCCAGAGACGTTTAAAACTGCAATCCGCTAATTTATTAACATTCCTGTTCCCCATTTTTCGTCACTACTGCATAGACATGTCTCGTTGATTTCTCAGGAATGAGGGGTATCTACATGTGGTTGATAAATCGGCAACTCAGAATTATGTTGGTGCATGTTTAAAAGGTGTGgtgaatttgatttattttaatttttggtattttCCTTAAAAACGGCGATGGTTTGTATTTTAAGTGTCTGGGccccatcatgaaatttttaaagaaactaaaaaaaaatttttacatcctGAGATtcgtaaacaaaaataataatatatcagTCCACCTGAATAAGATGAcattatttattgtataacacACACAATTCAGTTTATAAATGATGCTTATTGTAGATAGTTTTGGGTATCAAACATgatttgagaaatatttttaactaacaaCTCTTCATAAGCTCAGCCCACCATTTTTGTGTAGTTTCTTGGTGGTGGTATTCACTGTGACTTCTTGTCAATTTTTGATTTCACGCCATGTTAGTGCCATAGCCTGTAGGATTTTATACTTGAATGGCCAACTGAACGTGTGGGCATTATTAACTGGAACTGTCTGTTAGTCTGTCACAAATCAGGGCAGTGACTTACGGTCATCCTAGGAGGAAGTGAAAAAGAAAGAGAAGTTTGAGAGGCACGTTGGTTAGGTTGGTGCTCGTGTGTTGTTTCAGAGGTCTTCAGGAGCTGATCGGTATTCTGGTCGGCCATCTGTATTTCTTTCTGATGTTCAAGTACCCTCAGGAGATGGGCGGCCCATCTCTGCTATCAACACCATCCATATTGTGAGTGGTATCTGCGTTATTGCCTGGTTTGGTGTCGTTATAGCATTAAAGGTACCTGATGCATGACATCAGAGGGTTACGTGGACCAATGTCCATCGGACACAGTTGACTGGCCTATACAGACAGCTTTATCACTACCTTCTATTTTAACTGAACTGTAACAGTGAGTGCATTTTGCTGGGACTGTACGCAATCATTTGCTCTCGTGCCTTTGGCAAATACTCATTGCATGATTGTCAATCATGCAAAGAGTATTGCCAAAGGCAAGAGAGCAAATGGGGGACATGTTTTAAACTTATATTGTACAGTATACATAAACTTGCCTGTTGgtatgttgtgtttgttattcaGTTAACCTCATTATGAAGGTAATGCTTTAAAGCATTTCTCacttcaaagtatatatatttacagattTCTACTGGATGGGTGTATTCAGTAACAGTtccaaatacactagagtcccgttatagcgaggtgtcacagttccgggtttgatcctcgctataaccgtgtcctcgccataaccgaattggacagattttggcccccaaaaaataaaaattaaccgaaaatagcataaaaattgtgtttaaacctgtataattggaaaataacaggttatattaacgaaatattaatttctgtgagctgatgtgtgaattctctttaaaatgataccccacaagtacggatgcgatcaccgattgcgtcaaaataaccaaaataccataccacgccacgtaagtatagcatctcagtcCTCAATCGATTACTCGGcttggcccgcggccgacacagcattgtcctgctatctattgtcgatgcgggctgtctgctggcggccatgttggttcaggATGTAGCTAACAGAcggcgctagtgtagcgcgacgatttaattccttacaaaaaagcaggagtgcggcaacgcacgtacgcctcaacgaaatagtcgctggaaaacaatactttttttcatttaaaaaacctgtaaacgtttttagaaaataaattcggaattaaactcaaaccatcaccacccccttcctggacagataccccaacaactgaccgaaacaaaagttacaagaaaactgtcctagcgattcggaaataaatacggtagtgcctactatttgccagctagtaaaataaataatgtgacgtgtttgtaaacgtgtcacgactgaaataattccaaacaagtttataaatatttgtgtattattaacgcgatcaattagcagcaacaagtataaagacggctctgacgtttttggcctaacatagttataaacaatgttattattcgttaatgaaaatgtcccaacaaattaattaagagcatttatattttaaaaaatgtgcattgttatgtttaatgggggaaaaaaatagattttgtctattttataaataataagaaatgcgtacaagtatatgtatattcaaaggcttggtttattcgagtcgagcataccttggccttgaagccaagcggaagtttgataaaagaaagaaaggacgggattctatttttaaagccacgcccttaggtggcgactgcaaggctgaagaatgtgacatgcgtcaacggcaagatgtctagtgccGAGCGAGAGTGGTgaagataaagcagacaaataaccaaggcgcgcttcacgcgatcacaccgtaaattcctcaaaaagacctcgttatagccgtattctcgctattaccgtgctcgctataacgggattctactgtatattaatttcatttattacATATGGTGTAACTAGTGAAATACCAATTTTCTCGAATACAAATCTCTGTATTTGAATTACAAAAAGTATGTACCTTGAATATACCTCTCGAATACGAAACTAgttctcaagggtcaaaaataaaatagtctAGAAGATAATTAAAAGCATTAATTATAGTGTTaaaacattcaaccctttaaatgtttgttatacaAACTAAGCATCCAGAATCAACtcacattgtaattttatttatagtataTTACATGTTAAGAGTAGAATattttggggaatggtaacaggataggtatgaaaaacaattgacctagtaaacttgaGAGGTATTCagtgtttaaatttttaatttactgtatttcttcaaatattttccctcaaatattgaatccttcgaatactaaggattttatggtatttgaggatttgattggcccaacCCTAgttgtaacaatattttaatcttatatttttcttcaattttctGGCTAACCCAAATTAATTTTTACCCTGAATTTGCTCCAGTCATAGTTGATCTGACTTTTCTACCCTCtgttatcgcataattgtcgcactcgcataatggtcgcacctatattttaggttgtcaaaattggataaaaaaaactcgcgcaaacgtcgcatgatgtttttggacCCGCTGTTAGATGCAGAGCAGATtttgtaggtatcttttccgtataaaacaatgtattttaaagtataaatcaaatatttattcagaaattacagcttatttaaataatggaagtacaaagttgtctgacgtgtaaattttcttttaaagactttttaaacgttataaccttttaacctttatctgtttgtctgcgtcgccgcagtgtactgcttataaaaatgtagccagcgctagttggcatcattcgtgtttggttatgttgcttcccgtgtaGAGTGCGCAAacatagtcgaatattgatatctagCCGATTCATGCAATGCGCACTCTCTGTgaagtgctgagttaactactagggatgtgcgaaagtgactttttccacacgaaatgaaagtgaaagaaaatttatcaagtttcgcgaaagtgaaacgaaaatgaatttttctatgagataaatatattcttaacgaaagttaagcgaaattttttaattaacaaagaaaaaagtgccccaaaatttgctcttcagtaataaattctattacataaatcattttggtaccttttgatatatatatataaatatcatttaatataatcaacatccgccctagaccacacaacacagacCCATGTCATTCGTatatttcaagaatcaatccagatctttcagcgcacagactatttcctttacagtcgtaatgtcgcagtctatgataatatatttatcatgtgcatggtactgatgaaaaaatacgtgaatactgcggaatggccgccatcttgcaccactgtcacacatggctagctcaggaagctgtagaccaggcaagggacatggtcaaaacaaaacataacaaatggttgctgccaagtggtcattacacgcagtgacttgttgacctttttgtctaattggctgtatattatgaggattttatatgccagtcagagtatgtaaaatttaaataaagcagacgacaatgtttttgtttggctgtgcacgaataaaagtaggtacgttctttgtttatgtgtatacggtaaatactaaatactgtactatcagttctggaatgtatgttttatgaatatagtacctacactactgtttgaaagcaaatgaatcaggtaatttttcaaatattgcatgattttgttttgatacctaggcctactgtagtcacggttgaattttgtttactttatctgccatgtttgttcaaattatgattttaccgtattttcattaatgtgagttctttcatcaccacgtaaattaatcttaatggaaatcttttttctaattaatgtctttatatgatttgcatatgttattacattattactattagtaataacaagcaaatcatataaagacattacagtagaatctcagtgctaagtacttacaggtacctcaagtttttgtacttagtactgaaacatgcatacatatctttacaaagagaaaaaaaatatataaaaaattgctacaggagagccgcattgccatatgtattagcaactgcgacttgcttttttccccttgtctagttctctgagtatatccactttttccttaagcgtgaattgctttcgtttctttttatctccaggatcattcatattgtagcacaaatacaatgcggtgtctaaataacgtaacctgaaaataaactcaacaataacaataaacaatcccggcacagacatcaaacagtatttttagcgtagcgtaacacttttgtctaaataattaatacttctctcaaacttccgtctttcgatgtatcgaatggtgttgtgttgctcacttcgcatactacgtacggtataatctatggttgtgcgcgcaactgtttgttaactttgttttgagaatttagaggttagaaaatacgttgcggtggtatttgtgtatgtttgttctactacattaatcatttagctggaaatttatttaccagtttaagtaaattttggtgtagtaatgccacgctactagtagaatttttacgttatagtgaaaatatgatactttaaactgaatccttttgcatggcgaagatacgatttttggcggggacttaaaaaaaattcgttaagtgaaatatactttataataaggtacgttattgtaccggtattctactgtacatttttattaaattacgagttctttttcaactagaacaaacggaacttcggtaagctattgaactttcgtttggctcgaaatatttcgctaaaaacgaacttcgacagatgaaattcttaccgaaatcgaaaatgaaagtagcaaaatttcgatttcggtatcggtataccgaacattcgcacaaccctattaactacatttgatagcctgcactctttcgtggtaagcgTGTACTACGgcgatagttacgcgttagtacacgtcacagattttgtttttctatttgaagttgaagaaaggtttttgttgcatgaattgtTAATATAAAtagtttggcgtgctcttgtacacAAACACGGTATGTTTTACGGTACAATGATCATTGCTTGCGATGCACGGTACTTGATACACCTGGATCCTGGCTGCAGGTACAAATACTTCCCCAGCACGAGAAGTGGCATCCACGGGTTCGGGCAGGCCCCGACTCCCAGGCGACCCCTGGGGGACGACGCAGCGGGCGGGGGAGGGCGCCACAACTGGGGGCGTGGCTACACGCTGCGATAGTGCGTCTGCCCAGCACTCATTGTGTCATTGTTCATCCTGTCAATGATAAACTTCCTTTGTTACTTTTTAATCATTTTCTGCCTTAACATTAATTTACTTCACAAAACTTCCTGTTTGCTTGATTTGATTGGTTGACATCCAGTACGTGCGCAACTGTAACAAATATGTGTGTGTAGCCTTGAGTACGTTAAAACTAAGGtgtgaaagcaaaaaaaaaattatatatttaattatttttaatgattggaACTGTGGAGTTTATCTTTGTTTTCTcttaaatgtacttccttttaaTACAAATGTGTCACAACCTTAAATAAACGTTATAAATTCTGTCCTCAAAGCATTGAGCCATGTGGTGGAAAATCTGCTTTCGTTTTAATGATATTGCTCTGTAATCTCAGGTGGATCGGTGTTGGTCCCTGCTGCAGCAAAGTGATAGACGGAAATGAAACCTGCCTGTTGTCATTAccacagagctgccaaccattacggattttccgtaattattacggattttaaccccgaattacggaattacggaacatcgctggtttattacggaaacgaggctttgtgctgcgaggtaacggagaaaattccgtttctgctgtgcttgtttcgtgaacgcagtttgaatacatcgcttggttgcacaaataacggaactagtaagtgtgcgcatgtacgatgtactgtcgaaataagtaaattaattctcgtgttttcaaataataatgggatggtattacgtccgttgtacgatacaactagtacatattctcagacttatcgtttgaaggctacttaaatcacgataatttttgtacggtactttggctaacctgtgttgttaatttatttcttgaaagccattttttttttcatcatagtgtttttgtcgtgtctacagacgtgaaatttttttatgtttttcgatagtgttgtgttcttcagtgccggttttagaaatgaagcgtgtgacagaataatgtgtatctggaaaaaaaaaacacgcaagtcttcagagctttcgacttaaatattcaaaagaatggccatgcttgtcgttttcaaatgtttggaacgccacggttttgtaatgtatgcacgtgtgacttttcgattgcacatggtggaagggatgactgtagacggcatattgaatcatagaaacatgcagaacattttaaagccgtgacgagcaataaatctactatatcttcgttttttcgctacatctgaagaaacgaaagtaacgaacgcagttattgtttacaagaccttgtgtttgtcttgtttgtttacatgacatttcttatccaaccaggataaaaaaagcaaataaaaagacagttgctttaaagtttaactttgaattgaagattcaaaatatccagtaaaattattaatatttcttacatattcagatgattgtattgttcaaatagattttttttattcattaatttgcattgtattcatatttttctttttcttttgcatattattgtccttgttttatcttgagtgtgtgttataatgccccaggaaaaatttatcgtgcatgatttacgcgtacttttttcatatacctaattgccattactgatgggtgtgatttgaggttggcagctctgttaCCATATTTACATCCATGTTTAGGTCACACGAATCAtgccaatttttaatttaaaaaaaaaaaatggaatatgtGTTCCTTATGCAAGTTTTCCACTtggagttaaaaaatattttaactttgcaCTTTTGTGATtgaatatgttggtaaataactGGTCTGCGTtgcttattaataaataatacttcacAGTTAGTGCAAATTGTTTCATTGAAATATCTTGGTACTGCGTGTGAAACACAGTGTTATTGTCTGCAGTCCGCCTGCCCGGGCAGAAGAGAGAAGTTGTAAAAAATAAGGCAGCCAGAGCCACATTCCTAGCACAGTTGTGATTATGAACTGTCAATTCATGCAATCATCACGTGTCTTGTTACGGCAGTTTTTAACGTGCAATTGTGCCCCAACAATATGTATTGTTTTTGGATGCAATTTTGCTTTTGTAACCACCCCTCTTATCGATGATGACAAGAGCACAAGGGGGATAAATGTAACAGCGAAAGAGGCTAAGTACTGAGTGCTACTtactataaacatatttattcacAAATTTAGGCCATAAATCTGATCAATTAAAATGCAGTTTATTTGTTACGACTGGTCTTCAATTATACGGCCGTATTCTTGTAGAGCTCTGCAGACATAAAAATTCAAAGCTAAAACACTTGCCTTAAGtgatacaccgttaatgtgccATGATTGCACTTAAACAAAAAGTAAGTAGTGTCTGTGAAGCAGTTAAACTGTCACAAAATTATTAACAATTATGTTAAACTTGACCCATAAATATTTCACAACTAATTGTAATTATCCGAAAAATCAGCATATtaccattatttttaaacaagCACCACACTTGagaatatttttaatcattaacAAAATTTACATAATAGTCTAAACCAGATGCAAGAAAAACACTTAAGTAAATTGTATATTGTTATagttatacaaaatatttgtacCTCTAGTCCTCAAACatataaatactaaaatttattataaactgTAAACCCATTATAGTTCACATGGTACAAAGTATTTAAGCAAATAATCTATAAaatgtgtgaattattatttaaaactctGCACATATGGCGGATTACAAGAATACATACGTATTAATTTCTTAAATGTCATTCTATGTGAAGAAGAGGCTAGTTTAGTAAACCACCGCCGAAACTTTGGTTCCCTTCTCAGACTTTACTCGCCTTGATGTTATGCTCACTGGTGTCCGCTGCAAGTTGTGAAGTCGATGGGCTGGCTCCTGTGTGAACCATTAGTTCGACAAGTGGACCTGGTGCGCCGTGTAAACATTGGACATGTTTAcactttatgtttattattagtatttcataaatcattgttttttaaatcttaggtaatgttacgaacgcgagagaccagatcGCCTTGCCGGGTTAGAAACTGGCTGGTGGCTCCGCATGGCctctgacgtaaggcatgccacgcgtgcctggccagattacaagggtcgtcgctatccCCTCCGCTCCCTGCGCAacatcctgcctcggcgctgttttCTATCGCTGA from Bacillus rossius redtenbacheri isolate Brsri chromosome 1, Brsri_v3, whole genome shotgun sequence includes these protein-coding regions:
- the LOC134528491 gene encoding derlin-1, producing MSDIGEWFKSVPLFTRYWFALSIGFSLVARLGIVNPYYLYLVPDLFIQKFQIWRPVTAVFYYPMSPPGVGFHFLSNLYFLYHYSRNLETGLFDGRPADYCFMLVFCWLCSLVVSMLADLLLLMDQMVMCVLYVWCQLNKDVIVSFWFGTQFKAVYLPWVLVGVYFIMGRGGLQELIGILVGHLYFFLMFKYPQEMGGPSLLSTPSILYKYFPSTRSGIHGFGQAPTPRRPLGDDAAGGGGRHNWGRGYTLR